In the Pyrolobus fumarii 1A genome, one interval contains:
- a CDS encoding exosome complex RNA-binding protein Csl4, producing MSERRQELEKLHRSLVVPGEEICVIEEFVPGEGAYVLNGVVRSGVVGRVFLDWIQRRVSVINPVGKPRIPRRGSTVYGVVTALLREDLVLVKVFADERLRRYNGMYTGFLHVSQASDKPARSILEVVKPGDVIRARIVNAKHPFQLNIKLGNSGVVAALCSKCGAPLYRVPGQQPLVCLRCGSKENRKIATGYIYVKKGR from the coding sequence TTGAGCGAAAGGAGGCAAGAGCTAGAGAAGCTACATCGTAGTCTTGTTGTACCTGGCGAGGAGATATGTGTGATCGAGGAGTTCGTGCCTGGCGAGGGCGCTTATGTGCTTAATGGCGTTGTTCGCTCAGGTGTAGTGGGTAGGGTGTTCTTGGATTGGATTCAGCGTCGTGTTTCCGTCATAAACCCGGTTGGGAAGCCGCGTATTCCACGTAGAGGTTCTACAGTATATGGAGTTGTAACCGCATTGTTACGCGAGGATCTTGTGCTAGTCAAGGTATTTGCTGATGAGCGTTTACGTCGCTATAATGGTATGTATACTGGTTTCTTGCACGTTTCTCAAGCTAGCGACAAGCCTGCTAGGAGTATATTGGAGGTTGTGAAGCCTGGAGATGTTATCCGAGCGAGAATAGTCAATGCTAAGCATCCATTCCAGCTCAACATAAAGCTCGGCAATAGTGGTGTTGTAGCTGCACTCTGCTCTAAGTGTGGTGCGCCCCTCTACCGAGTGCCAGGTCAGCAGCCTCTCGTGTGTCTGCGATGCGGGAGTAAAGAGAATAGGAAGATAGCAACGGGTTACATCTACGTAAAGAAGGGTAGGTAG
- a CDS encoding RpoL/Rpb11 RNA polymerase subunit family protein, whose protein sequence is MVWLARLELVKASEKRVEVRLRGEDHTMANLIVKLAIRKPHVTYAAYRIDHPLVDDPVVVIATDGTVSPIDVLENVLNEIVKLCDEFKEKFEKTASKG, encoded by the coding sequence GTGGTCTGGTTGGCGAGACTGGAACTAGTGAAGGCGAGTGAAAAGAGGGTTGAGGTTCGCCTGAGGGGCGAGGACCATACAATGGCTAATTTGATAGTTAAGTTAGCGATACGTAAGCCTCATGTGACATACGCTGCATATAGGATTGACCATCCGCTGGTAGACGACCCTGTCGTGGTTATAGCGACTGACGGTACAGTGTCGCCTATAGATGTATTGGAGAACGTGCTTAACGAGATAGTAAAGTTGTGTGATGAGTTCAAAGAGAAGTTTGAGAAGACTGCATCCAAGGGCTAG
- a CDS encoding DUF2067 family protein, whose protein sequence is MPLVKRLYTIRVPPGIDLDKLNERLREAIRVPYAEIEVEKDGRLRIMLVGVEADVKDSWYRIKNVVAELWDLYNLSKKGEVSVDAIVKEIRRTFPPQALVEALSLRGYRAELLEGNVIRTNAPLDVVLSLASRIAEVLEEIKFDVRGTAAKRVVAAVAAAFDVVPQEVIEVGLKADVFEHDEEGKIVLKREWRQAIRRLGVVFRAGGLVGETGTSEGE, encoded by the coding sequence GTGCCGCTAGTCAAGAGACTCTACACAATCAGAGTCCCACCGGGCATAGATCTCGACAAGTTGAATGAGAGGTTACGGGAAGCTATCCGTGTACCGTATGCCGAGATAGAAGTGGAGAAAGATGGTAGACTCCGTATTATGCTCGTTGGTGTAGAGGCAGACGTGAAAGACAGTTGGTATCGTATTAAGAACGTTGTTGCTGAGTTATGGGATCTCTACAATCTGTCTAAGAAAGGCGAGGTTAGCGTTGATGCCATTGTGAAAGAGATTAGGCGTACATTCCCACCACAAGCGCTTGTAGAAGCTCTTAGCCTTCGTGGCTATAGGGCGGAACTGCTCGAGGGTAATGTGATAAGGACCAATGCGCCACTAGATGTTGTGCTTAGCTTAGCCTCACGTATAGCTGAGGTCCTCGAGGAGATAAAGTTCGATGTTAGGGGTACTGCGGCTAAACGTGTAGTGGCGGCTGTAGCAGCGGCGTTTGATGTAGTGCCCCAGGAGGTAATAGAAGTGGGGCTTAAAGCTGATGTATTTGAGCATGATGAGGAAGGAAAGATAGTGTTAAAGAGGGAATGGAGGCAAGCGATTAGGAGACTTGGTGTCGTTTTCAGGGCGGGTGGTCTGGTTGGCGAGACTGGAACTAGTGAAGGCGAGTGA
- a CDS encoding transcription factor S, with the protein MKFCPRCGTLMAPRRENEQVVYVCPKCGHREGAAGAGDVASRVLVTTIKHSEKEKLVVIESNMEEKLLPKTRIQCPRCSHDEAYYWVVQTRRADEPPTRFYKCTKCGHVWREYD; encoded by the coding sequence TTGAAGTTCTGTCCGCGTTGTGGCACTCTAATGGCGCCTCGGCGTGAAAATGAGCAAGTGGTTTACGTGTGTCCCAAGTGTGGACATCGTGAAGGAGCTGCGGGTGCAGGTGATGTTGCTAGCAGGGTACTAGTTACAACAATTAAGCACAGTGAGAAAGAAAAGCTTGTAGTCATAGAGTCCAACATGGAAGAGAAGCTCCTGCCAAAGACGCGTATACAGTGCCCGCGCTGCAGCCACGATGAGGCCTACTATTGGGTTGTGCAGACGAGGCGTGCAGACGAGCCACCAACAAGATTCTATAAGTGTACAAAGTGCGGCCATGTCTGGAGAGAGTATGACTAA
- the pcn gene encoding proliferating cell nuclear antigen (pcna) produces the protein MTTKARLVFFDARVWRYVISAISKVIEEGVFVIDNDGFRFRAMDPSRVLMVDLRFPPESFEEFEANERVEIGVNLEDVAKVLRRAVKDDKFVLEAEESKFSIIFLGRSTRKFVMPMLDVSAEDIPEPTLEFKATARLMSDVYRDMIKDLELIGENIKFYTDGQKFVASSSSELGEVEVEFSIESGSLLELEAEGEQSAMYGLEYFSDLASAARVADAIVIKFSSDMPAEITHELPQGAKFSFIIAPRVE, from the coding sequence ATGACCACTAAAGCGCGGCTAGTCTTCTTTGATGCACGTGTCTGGCGTTATGTGATATCAGCTATATCGAAGGTCATAGAGGAGGGTGTTTTCGTCATAGATAATGATGGTTTCCGCTTCCGTGCTATGGACCCTAGCAGGGTATTGATGGTGGATTTGCGCTTCCCGCCAGAGTCATTCGAGGAATTCGAGGCCAATGAGCGAGTCGAGATAGGCGTGAACCTGGAGGACGTTGCGAAAGTATTGCGTAGGGCTGTTAAGGATGACAAGTTTGTACTTGAGGCTGAGGAATCAAAGTTCTCGATAATCTTCCTCGGGAGAAGTACGCGAAAGTTTGTCATGCCTATGCTTGATGTGAGTGCCGAGGATATACCTGAACCAACACTGGAATTCAAGGCTACAGCTAGGCTGATGAGCGACGTATATCGCGACATGATAAAAGATCTTGAGCTCATAGGTGAAAACATCAAGTTCTATACTGATGGGCAAAAGTTTGTAGCATCATCTAGCAGCGAGTTAGGCGAGGTTGAAGTCGAGTTTAGCATTGAGAGTGGTAGCCTACTAGAGCTAGAGGCTGAGGGCGAACAATCAGCAATGTATGGCCTAGAGTACTTCAGCGACCTGGCATCAGCTGCTAGAGTGGCAGATGCTATAGTGATAAAATTCTCGAGTGACATGCCAGCTGAAATTACACACGAGCTGCCGCAGGGCGCAAAGTTCTCATTCATAATAGCGCCGAGGGTCGAGTAA
- a CDS encoding METTL5 family protein, with amino-acid sequence MVNSVERVSRKHLAIILSRVPSFERAKVELEQYRTDPEVAATLVYSVLAREGSVDSIADFGCGTGMLTYGMLISGAAAYAVCIDIDYDAIRVAHEFVRNEMFGHAVDLVVADARCPPLREKSIEVVVMNPPFGIRSRRGIDLEFLRAAIAVSNKVYSIHAWSDGLLRAIRAKLGCKAGVIDVLNHAIPAFLLEHRRRVHRVKVALVVVRGEDCETRSADTCS; translated from the coding sequence ATGGTGAATAGCGTGGAGCGTGTAAGCAGGAAACATCTTGCAATCATACTTTCGCGTGTCCCTAGCTTTGAGAGAGCCAAGGTTGAGCTTGAGCAGTACCGTACAGACCCGGAAGTTGCAGCTACACTAGTATACAGTGTTCTGGCGAGGGAGGGGAGTGTAGATAGTATAGCTGATTTTGGATGTGGTACTGGTATGCTCACGTATGGGATGCTAATATCGGGTGCAGCGGCTTATGCGGTATGTATTGATATAGACTATGACGCGATAAGAGTGGCACACGAATTTGTCCGCAATGAAATGTTTGGACATGCGGTTGACCTTGTAGTGGCAGATGCAAGGTGTCCACCACTCCGCGAAAAGAGCATTGAGGTTGTAGTCATGAATCCTCCGTTCGGGATTCGTTCCAGGCGTGGTATTGATCTAGAGTTTCTTCGCGCGGCTATTGCAGTATCAAATAAGGTGTATAGCATACATGCTTGGAGCGATGGATTATTACGGGCTATACGTGCAAAGCTAGGATGCAAAGCTGGTGTTATCGACGTGTTAAATCATGCTATACCAGCGTTTCTACTTGAGCATCGAAGGCGTGTTCATCGAGTTAAAGTTGCACTAGTAGTAGTGAGAGGTGAAGATTGTGAAACGCGAAGCGCGGATACTTGTAGTTAA